A genomic region of Leptolyngbya sp. NIES-2104 contains the following coding sequences:
- a CDS encoding WecB/TagA/CpsF family glycosyltransferase, whose translation MRQVHLLNIGIHNLTMIELLEKLRLGGIVFTPNVDHLMKLQRDPEFYRAYQGVDFKVCDSRVLVYASYFLGTPVQEKISGSDLFPAFYMYYRNDPGVKIFLLGAAPGIAEAARSRINAKVGREIVVAAHSPSFGFEKNEAECQAIIEMINRSGATVLAIGVGAPKQELWITRYKDQLPNVKTFLAIGATIDFEAGTVQRSPQWMSNVGLEWLFRILCEPRRLWKRYLIHDLPFFWLLLQQRFRLYHNPWGTVESVSAAQKKSRSLIKTI comes from the coding sequence ATGAGACAGGTTCACCTTCTTAACATTGGAATTCACAACCTCACGATGATCGAGCTGCTCGAAAAGCTGAGACTCGGAGGAATCGTGTTCACGCCCAACGTGGATCACCTGATGAAGTTGCAGCGCGACCCTGAATTTTACAGGGCGTATCAAGGTGTGGATTTCAAGGTGTGTGACAGTCGGGTGCTAGTCTATGCCTCGTATTTTTTAGGAACCCCAGTTCAGGAGAAAATCTCTGGATCGGATTTGTTTCCTGCGTTTTACATGTACTACCGCAATGACCCTGGTGTCAAAATCTTCTTGCTGGGAGCCGCTCCCGGAATTGCGGAAGCAGCCCGAAGCCGAATCAATGCCAAGGTCGGACGCGAAATCGTCGTCGCGGCACATTCGCCTTCCTTCGGCTTCGAGAAGAACGAGGCAGAATGTCAAGCCATCATCGAGATGATCAATCGCTCTGGTGCGACCGTCCTCGCGATCGGAGTCGGTGCACCGAAACAAGAGCTATGGATCACCCGGTACAAGGATCAGCTACCCAATGTGAAGACTTTCCTCGCGATCGGGGCAACAATCGACTTTGAAGCTGGAACCGTCCAGCGATCGCCCCAGTGGATGAGCAACGTCGGGCTAGAATGGCTGTTTCGGATTCTCTGTGAACCGAGACGGCTCTGGAAGCGCTATCTGATTCACGATTTGCCGTTCTTCTGGTTGCTGCTTCAACAGCGATTTCGGCTGTACCACAATCCCTGGGGAACTGTCGAATCTGTGTCAGCCGCGCAAAAAAAGTCACGATCGCTGATAAAAACAATCTAG
- a CDS encoding serine O-acetyltransferase codes for MNHTTDSLSFWQQIVEDWNAHGRDWTKPGFRAIAVYRFGVWRMAIKPLMLRAPLSILYRMMFRKVRNSYGIELPYSAKVGRRVIIEHQSAIVIHGNCVIGDDCVIRQGCTLGNRYLDRLDEAPVLGNRVNVGAGAKILGRVQIDDDACIGANAVVLSDVGARETAIGIPAKILKRKRAVEHTISANDVLSLEVAMAAPAALVDE; via the coding sequence ATGAATCACACAACCGATTCCCTAAGTTTCTGGCAGCAAATTGTCGAAGACTGGAACGCGCACGGACGCGACTGGACAAAACCTGGATTTCGAGCGATCGCAGTGTATCGTTTCGGCGTGTGGCGCATGGCGATTAAACCGCTGATGTTACGAGCACCCCTTAGCATTCTCTACCGCATGATGTTCCGCAAAGTCCGCAACAGCTACGGAATTGAGCTTCCTTACAGTGCCAAAGTCGGACGTAGAGTGATCATCGAGCATCAAAGCGCGATCGTGATTCACGGTAACTGTGTGATCGGTGATGATTGTGTGATTCGGCAAGGCTGCACGCTTGGAAATCGCTATCTCGATCGTTTAGATGAAGCACCAGTTTTGGGCAATCGAGTGAACGTAGGTGCAGGAGCAAAAATTCTGGGACGCGTTCAGATTGACGACGATGCTTGCATTGGTGCGAATGCAGTTGTGTTGTCGGATGTAGGGGCTAGAGAAACTGCGATCGGTATTCCGGCAAAAATTCTCAAGCGCAAGCGAGCGGTTGAACACACAATTTCTGCAAATGATGTCTTGAGTTTAGAAGTGGCAATGGCGGCTCCAGCAGCTTTGGTGGACGAATAG
- a CDS encoding glycosyltransferase family 4 protein translates to MPKIAYLINQYPKVSHSFVRREIHAIEKCGLPVGRYAIRSCRAELVDEADQKELALTRTVLENGVATLLKSLTKAVLTRPHQVFQALKLAVKFGRRSDRGVLRHLIYLAEACVLNDWFEEDGIQHIHAHFGTNSTTVAMLCKALGGPTYSFTIHGPEEFDTIQALSIVEKVERSSFVATVSSFGKSQLYRWCDQSQWDKIKIIHCGVDRAFFTEATPVPAAPRIVCVGRLCEAKGQLLLIEAIKPIVAAGIPIKLVFVGDGSIRPQLEAMISEAGLEDHIEITGWASNEEVRKQILAARALVLPSFAEGLPVALMEALALHRPVISTYIAGIPELVIPNQCGWLVPSGSIADLTNAIKDAIALSPEVLAEMGQIGAERVARHHDAATEARKLAALFMEVIQQPVIETVLTEVQPTAVSIAQ, encoded by the coding sequence GTGCCCAAGATCGCATATCTGATTAATCAATATCCGAAGGTTAGTCATAGTTTTGTTCGTCGCGAAATCCATGCGATCGAAAAATGCGGTCTCCCAGTTGGACGATATGCAATTCGATCGTGCCGCGCTGAGTTAGTCGATGAAGCCGATCAAAAAGAACTCGCCCTGACTCGAACAGTTCTAGAAAATGGTGTAGCAACGCTCTTAAAAAGTTTGACCAAAGCAGTTCTCACCCGACCGCACCAGGTTTTTCAAGCGCTTAAACTCGCGGTGAAATTCGGGCGGCGTTCCGATCGCGGTGTTTTACGACATCTGATCTATCTCGCTGAAGCCTGCGTGTTGAACGATTGGTTTGAAGAAGATGGCATTCAACACATTCATGCTCACTTCGGCACAAACTCCACAACGGTCGCGATGCTCTGTAAAGCTTTAGGTGGACCAACCTACAGCTTTACCATTCATGGACCTGAAGAGTTCGACACAATCCAAGCCTTGTCGATCGTGGAAAAAGTTGAGCGATCGTCTTTTGTTGCCACAGTCAGTTCATTCGGCAAAAGCCAACTGTATCGCTGGTGTGATCAATCTCAGTGGGACAAAATCAAAATTATCCATTGCGGAGTCGATCGAGCCTTTTTCACCGAAGCAACTCCCGTTCCTGCTGCGCCGCGAATCGTTTGTGTCGGGCGACTGTGTGAAGCAAAAGGACAGCTTCTTTTGATTGAAGCAATTAAACCGATCGTCGCCGCAGGCATCCCAATCAAGCTCGTTTTCGTGGGCGATGGCTCGATCCGTCCACAGCTTGAAGCAATGATCTCAGAGGCTGGACTAGAAGATCACATCGAAATCACAGGTTGGGCAAGTAACGAGGAAGTCCGCAAACAAATCCTTGCAGCTCGTGCCTTAGTGCTTCCGAGTTTCGCTGAAGGCTTGCCCGTAGCACTAATGGAAGCCCTTGCGCTTCATCGTCCGGTAATTAGCACTTACATCGCTGGGATTCCTGAACTCGTCATTCCCAATCAATGCGGATGGCTCGTTCCCTCTGGCTCGATCGCGGATCTCACCAATGCCATCAAAGACGCGATCGCGCTTTCCCCCGAAGTTCTGGCTGAAATGGGACAAATCGGGGCAGAAAGAGTTGCACGCCATCATGATGCCGCCACAGAAGCGCGAAAACTCGCAGCGCTATTTATGGAAGTCATCCAGCAGCCTGTGATTGAGACTGTTTTGACCGAAGTACAGCCGACCGCTGTTTCGATCGCACAATAA
- a CDS encoding Gfo/Idh/MocA family protein translates to MAIALKAAVIGTGVISREHLSFLERSRNANLVGVCDLSKISARYAAERFQAEAAYTDYRQLLAETKPDVVHVLTPPQTHSWIAKDCLESGAHVICEKPIAPTYEEFQQLWSIAQANQRYLIEDQNYRFNQPILAIEQLIAQGRLGEVEEVEIRISLAVRKMAMFADENLPNPIHKLPGGVIHDTITHMAYLVLRFLPMEFDRVRASWSNYGGGDLFKYDDLDALLISGSKHARIRFSSTTLPECFEIIVRGSKGYAQTDLFQPYVRAVLPRKVGKQLSPLANHFINGAELMRCSVRNFNRKIMQRTPYEGLHGLLDRTYTALLNGDPPPISYEDMERTSRLVEALLVEENRL, encoded by the coding sequence ATGGCGATCGCTTTGAAGGCTGCGGTGATTGGAACTGGAGTAATTTCTAGAGAGCATTTGAGCTTTTTAGAGCGATCGCGAAATGCGAATCTGGTCGGAGTTTGTGATCTGTCGAAGATCTCAGCCCGCTATGCCGCAGAACGTTTTCAGGCTGAGGCAGCTTACACCGACTATCGGCAACTTTTAGCAGAAACAAAACCCGATGTCGTGCACGTTCTCACGCCGCCTCAGACGCACTCCTGGATCGCGAAAGACTGTCTTGAATCGGGAGCGCATGTCATTTGTGAAAAACCGATCGCGCCAACTTACGAGGAGTTTCAGCAGCTTTGGTCGATCGCACAAGCGAATCAGCGGTATTTGATTGAAGATCAGAATTATCGATTTAATCAGCCGATTTTAGCGATCGAACAACTTATTGCTCAAGGTCGTCTGGGTGAAGTGGAAGAAGTCGAGATTCGGATTTCACTGGCAGTGCGAAAAATGGCGATGTTTGCCGATGAGAATTTGCCGAATCCGATTCACAAACTGCCTGGAGGTGTGATCCACGACACGATCACGCACATGGCGTATTTGGTGCTGCGATTTTTGCCTATGGAGTTCGATCGAGTTCGAGCCAGTTGGAGCAACTACGGCGGTGGTGATCTGTTCAAATACGATGACCTTGATGCTTTGCTCATTAGTGGGTCAAAACACGCTCGCATTCGGTTTAGCTCAACAACACTACCAGAATGCTTTGAAATCATCGTGCGCGGCTCGAAAGGTTACGCACAAACCGATTTATTTCAACCTTATGTTCGCGCCGTGTTACCTCGGAAAGTGGGCAAGCAACTGTCACCTTTAGCCAATCACTTCATCAATGGCGCGGAACTTATGCGCTGTAGTGTGCGGAATTTCAATCGAAAAATCATGCAGCGAACACCTTATGAAGGACTGCATGGATTACTCGATCGAACTTACACCGCATTGCTCAATGGCGATCCACCTCCGATTTCTTACGAAGACATGGAGCGTACAAGTCGATTAGTCGAAGCATTATTGGTAGAGGAGAATCGTTTATGA
- a CDS encoding NAD(P)-dependent oxidoreductase: MKLLITGASGFLGQYVVAEALRRGHQVRAIVRPVTKIEKFSWHDHPNLEIVRLDLRRKDGLIAAIEGIDAVIHLAAAKSGDFYAQFAGTVIATENLLEAMKAANVLRLIAISTFSVYDYWNLPIDTVLNEDSAIEQNPLERDEYAQTKLIQERLVREFEQENNAPVTILRPGMIYGRDYLWNPCLGAELTDTLWLRIGARAQMPMNYVENCAEAILLAAEKDSAIGQTINLVDDNLPTQREFAKKLFARQKDFPRMVPLNWTFMRGFTWILWLYNKTVLKGQAKFPGIFVPAKLHARFKPLLYTNDRAKQILQWIPRYSLDEAFDRSCSSIDLLAVPVVAQPAQDQEPQQALVS; encoded by the coding sequence ATGAAGCTACTAATCACGGGCGCGTCTGGCTTTCTAGGACAATATGTGGTGGCGGAAGCTTTAAGGCGGGGTCATCAAGTTCGTGCGATCGTGCGTCCGGTGACGAAAATTGAAAAGTTCTCCTGGCATGATCATCCGAATCTAGAGATTGTGCGGTTAGATCTGCGGCGCAAAGATGGATTGATTGCAGCGATTGAAGGAATCGATGCTGTGATTCATCTAGCAGCGGCAAAATCGGGCGATTTCTACGCTCAGTTTGCGGGAACTGTGATTGCGACTGAAAATCTGCTAGAGGCGATGAAAGCGGCGAATGTGCTGCGCTTGATTGCGATTAGTACGTTCTCGGTTTATGACTATTGGAACTTGCCGATCGATACAGTGCTAAATGAAGATTCAGCGATCGAGCAAAATCCACTAGAGCGCGATGAATATGCTCAAACTAAGCTAATTCAAGAACGATTAGTGCGCGAATTCGAGCAAGAGAACAATGCACCTGTGACGATTCTTCGACCCGGCATGATCTATGGTCGTGACTATCTCTGGAATCCTTGCTTAGGTGCAGAACTGACAGATACACTCTGGCTCCGAATCGGTGCACGGGCACAGATGCCGATGAACTATGTTGAAAACTGTGCAGAAGCGATCCTTCTCGCCGCTGAGAAAGATAGTGCGATCGGTCAAACAATCAATCTCGTTGATGATAATTTGCCGACTCAGCGAGAATTTGCTAAAAAGCTATTTGCAAGACAAAAGGACTTTCCGCGAATGGTTCCGCTCAATTGGACATTCATGCGGGGATTCACTTGGATACTATGGCTATATAACAAAACAGTGCTGAAAGGACAGGCAAAGTTTCCGGGTATCTTTGTTCCGGCAAAACTTCATGCTAGATTTAAGCCCTTGCTTTACACAAATGATCGAGCGAAACAAATTTTGCAGTGGATTCCGCGATACAGCTTAGATGAAGCGTTCGATCGCAGTTGTAGCTCGATCGATTTGTTAGCGGTTCCGGTTGTCGCTCAACCTGCTCAAGATCAGGAACCTCAGCAAGCATTGGTCAGTTAG
- a CDS encoding glycosyltransferase has protein sequence MRIAYLTGEYPRATDTFIQREVAGLRDLGVEVHTFSVRRPGVEQLVGEEQKAEFDRTTYLLPPKAIQLLGSHLKLLLGGRYWRSLKLAWKTRQPGLRGLLYQLFYFLEAGILAQQVQLRQIQHLHNHLATSSGTVAMLAAELGGFTFSFTLHGPYIFFEPYQWQLAEKIDRALFVCCISHYCRSQGMVFGSIASWNRMHIIHCGIDPALFKPVRHQGTGNRLLYVGRLAAVKGLPILLESLAKLVSNYPDLELTVIGDGSDREQLEALTDELNLRSNVKFLGYQSQAEVRHHLQKTDVFVMASFAEGVPVVLMEAMAAGVPVVATQIAGVSELVEHGSNGYLVPAGDAETLTDRIGELVQDAELRSSFGTAGRVKVTAEFNIKTEVARLHQLMNRALEGKPEAIRPAIDP, from the coding sequence ATGCGAATCGCCTATCTAACCGGAGAATATCCCAGAGCCACTGATACTTTCATTCAGCGAGAAGTTGCTGGACTCAGAGATTTAGGCGTTGAGGTTCACACCTTTTCTGTGCGTCGTCCCGGTGTTGAACAGTTAGTCGGGGAAGAACAGAAAGCAGAATTCGATCGCACAACTTATCTCCTGCCGCCCAAAGCGATACAATTGCTCGGATCGCATCTGAAGTTACTGCTCGGCGGGCGATATTGGCGATCGCTAAAACTCGCTTGGAAAACTCGACAACCCGGATTACGCGGATTACTCTATCAACTGTTCTACTTCTTAGAAGCTGGAATCCTCGCCCAACAAGTTCAACTCCGCCAAATTCAACATCTACATAACCATCTCGCAACTTCTAGCGGCACCGTTGCGATGTTGGCAGCGGAACTCGGTGGCTTTACCTTCAGTTTTACGCTTCATGGACCTTATATCTTTTTCGAGCCGTATCAGTGGCAATTAGCAGAAAAGATCGATCGTGCTTTGTTCGTTTGCTGCATTAGTCATTATTGCCGCAGTCAAGGAATGGTATTTGGCTCGATCGCATCCTGGAATCGAATGCACATCATTCACTGTGGCATTGATCCTGCCTTGTTTAAACCTGTGAGACATCAAGGCACTGGAAATCGATTGCTTTACGTTGGACGATTAGCAGCGGTGAAAGGCTTACCGATTCTGCTCGAAAGCTTGGCGAAATTGGTGTCGAACTATCCAGATTTAGAATTAACCGTGATCGGAGACGGAAGCGATCGAGAACAACTAGAAGCCTTGACAGATGAACTCAATTTGCGATCGAATGTCAAATTTCTGGGCTATCAATCCCAAGCCGAAGTTCGTCACCATCTTCAGAAAACCGATGTGTTTGTGATGGCAAGTTTTGCAGAAGGCGTTCCTGTCGTTCTAATGGAAGCAATGGCGGCAGGCGTTCCCGTGGTAGCGACTCAGATTGCTGGGGTGAGTGAATTAGTCGAACATGGAAGCAATGGCTATCTTGTTCCAGCCGGAGATGCAGAGACATTAACCGATCGAATTGGGGAACTGGTACAAGATGCGGAACTGCGATCGAGCTTTGGAACCGCTGGACGGGTAAAAGTAACCGCAGAATTCAACATCAAAACCGAAGTTGCACGACTCCATCAATTGATGAACCGTGCGCTAGAAGGAAAACCTGAAGCGATTCGTCCAGCGATCGATCCTTAG